Proteins from a genomic interval of Salinarchaeum sp. Harcht-Bsk1:
- a CDS encoding Gfo/Idh/MocA family protein, with the protein MDFGVISTADIGTEDVIPGIQQSDHTVAAIGSRDEQAARTVADDLGIERAYGSYEALLADDGIDAVYNPLPNALHAEWTKRAADHGLHVLCEKPLAVDEAEAAELFEYCDDAGVTLMEAFMYRYHPRTVRAREIVDSELGEVRAATASFTFNMRWPGHEDDFRLDPDLAGGSLMDVGCYAVSAIRGFLGEPERVHAVAADTRDSGVDSQLTGVLEYEDGVSGRVHCGFDTPNVERYRVETVDGWLEARRAFGPKPDESVSLTWSVDGREVTETFDPVDHYTLETEGFAEAIEAGEAPLVDREDSLGNARVLDALMASAERGEPVSPS; encoded by the coding sequence ATGGACTTCGGCGTCATCTCCACCGCGGACATCGGCACGGAAGACGTGATTCCCGGCATCCAGCAGAGCGACCACACCGTCGCTGCCATCGGCTCTCGCGACGAGCAGGCGGCACGGACGGTCGCTGACGACCTCGGCATCGAGCGGGCGTACGGCAGCTACGAGGCGCTGCTCGCCGACGACGGCATCGACGCCGTCTACAACCCGCTGCCGAACGCCCTCCACGCGGAGTGGACGAAGCGGGCTGCCGACCACGGGCTCCACGTCCTCTGTGAGAAGCCACTCGCCGTCGACGAAGCGGAGGCCGCCGAACTGTTCGAGTACTGCGACGACGCCGGCGTCACGCTGATGGAGGCGTTCATGTACCGGTACCACCCGCGGACCGTCCGCGCTCGCGAGATCGTCGACTCAGAACTGGGGGAGGTCCGCGCCGCGACGGCGTCCTTCACCTTCAACATGCGCTGGCCCGGGCACGAGGACGACTTCCGGCTCGACCCCGACCTCGCCGGCGGCAGCCTGATGGACGTCGGCTGCTACGCGGTCAGCGCGATTCGAGGGTTCCTCGGCGAACCCGAACGCGTCCACGCCGTCGCTGCCGACACTCGCGATTCCGGCGTCGACTCACAGCTCACGGGCGTCCTCGAGTACGAGGACGGCGTCAGCGGCCGGGTTCACTGCGGGTTCGACACGCCGAACGTCGAGCGCTACCGCGTCGAGACCGTCGACGGCTGGCTCGAGGCACGACGGGCGTTCGGGCCCAAGCCCGACGAGTCCGTGTCGCTGACGTGGTCGGTCGACGGCCGCGAGGTCACCGAGACGTTCGACCCCGTCGATCACTACACGCTCGAGACCGAGGGATTCGCCGAGGCAATCGAGGCCGGCGAGGCACCGCTCGTCGACCGCGAGGACTCCCTGGGGAACGCACGGGTCCTCGACGCCCTCATGGCGAGCGCGGAGCGAGGCGAGCCGGTGTCGCCGTCGTAG
- a CDS encoding pyridoxamine 5'-phosphate oxidase family protein, which translates to MSLSELQQIGVESMDDAAIDQFLATHGVGVLALPDTPAPYLLPMSFGYDGEGSLYFTYVLGEDSEKARLSERADAARFLVYTADSPFHWQSVVMTGTIAAVPREQWDDLTLENAWRPAILEAADLSGGVAVYRFEIDEREGYRHTGLPPGFEG; encoded by the coding sequence ATGTCACTGAGCGAACTCCAGCAGATCGGCGTCGAGTCGATGGACGACGCGGCGATCGACCAGTTCCTTGCGACGCACGGGGTGGGCGTCCTCGCGCTACCCGATACGCCGGCGCCCTATCTGCTCCCGATGTCCTTCGGCTACGACGGCGAGGGATCCCTCTACTTCACATACGTCCTCGGCGAGGACAGCGAGAAGGCCCGCCTCAGCGAACGCGCCGACGCGGCGAGGTTCCTCGTCTACACCGCCGACTCGCCGTTCCACTGGCAGAGCGTCGTGATGACCGGCACGATCGCCGCCGTGCCACGCGAGCAGTGGGACGACCTCACGCTCGAAAACGCCTGGCGGCCGGCGATCTTGGAGGCCGCCGACCTCTCCGGCGGCGTCGCCGTCTATCGCTTCGAGATCGACGAGCGAGAGGGGTACCGCCACACCGGGTTACCGCCGGGGTTCGAGGGATAG
- a CDS encoding glycoside hydrolase family 99-like domain-containing protein produces the protein MDKELPRRVFLTTTVPLGGTLLAGCNQPTDTEEETQTENTTQTDTQTDQPSETPDPLANADFTLSETGIIYGDSVVVGLELENTSEAELNRTLPLTVGGQQLDRAQLTLAPGESTTVELTGTPEKTGTQTVEVGNHHVGTVVVRAAKPDAARAVGAHYYPWYGSPLHDWRDGEWSRESPSTPVLGDYNSADPAVIEQHIDWCRQAGVSWLNVSWWGPNSVHDTRFQEDILGHPRADELSWSILYETTGRLGSDPVALDDDYALERFTNDLQHLAETFFNRDSYKRIDGRPVLYIWVAQNLRGDVESAYQSAVEAAGVEPYLIVDMPVRTSLAGQPMIEVADAVTTYSVYNPNEPTREAFIERAQSTYRSWYRAADYLDVDVIPTAAPGFDDTEITHTQRDNEPVPSMPEIYQQTGQSARHYADGPVLVTSFNEWYEDTQIEPSEQHGTAYLDATAEIIASAEREPPTFEGEVFRLIFERTVPESELNPQVEDGRDLTFMLYQLTIETDTGATVLDADIGTRPEGVEFIVGSSGPEQADSNSWQWLGGSRETVISVPSLPDRGRIDLTGIGATDMAVSLKVGHERLDTTRITDELATQTLRLG, from the coding sequence ATGGATAAAGAGCTCCCACGGCGGGTATTCCTCACTACAACAGTGCCGCTCGGAGGGACTCTCCTCGCTGGGTGCAATCAACCAACTGACACTGAGGAGGAGACACAAACTGAAAATACAACGCAAACGGATACACAAACCGACCAGCCCTCAGAAACCCCCGACCCTCTCGCGAACGCCGATTTCACGCTCTCTGAAACAGGTATCATTTACGGCGACTCCGTCGTTGTCGGCCTCGAGTTGGAGAACACTAGTGAGGCGGAACTGAACCGGACGCTCCCGCTCACGGTTGGCGGGCAGCAACTCGATAGAGCGCAATTGACCCTAGCGCCTGGCGAGTCGACCACGGTCGAGCTCACGGGCACGCCTGAGAAGACGGGCACACAGACCGTCGAAGTCGGCAACCACCACGTCGGGACAGTCGTCGTCCGTGCAGCCAAGCCTGACGCTGCTCGTGCTGTTGGTGCTCACTACTACCCGTGGTACGGTTCGCCGCTACACGACTGGCGCGATGGCGAGTGGAGTCGTGAATCGCCATCGACACCCGTATTAGGAGACTACAACTCCGCCGACCCAGCCGTCATCGAACAGCACATAGACTGGTGTCGGCAGGCCGGTGTGTCGTGGCTGAACGTCTCTTGGTGGGGGCCGAACAGCGTTCACGATACTCGCTTCCAGGAGGATATTCTTGGGCACCCTCGTGCAGACGAACTCTCTTGGTCGATTCTGTATGAGACAACAGGGCGGCTTGGGAGCGATCCCGTAGCCCTCGACGACGATTACGCGCTGGAACGATTCACCAACGATCTCCAGCATCTGGCGGAGACGTTCTTCAACCGGGACTCGTACAAACGAATCGACGGTCGGCCGGTCCTGTATATCTGGGTGGCACAGAACCTCCGTGGCGATGTCGAGAGTGCGTACCAATCGGCTGTCGAGGCCGCGGGTGTCGAGCCGTATCTCATCGTGGACATGCCGGTACGGACTTCACTGGCGGGCCAGCCCATGATTGAGGTTGCAGACGCTGTCACGACGTACAGCGTGTATAACCCAAACGAGCCGACTCGAGAGGCGTTCATTGAGCGGGCGCAATCGACGTATCGGTCGTGGTATCGTGCGGCTGACTATCTCGATGTTGACGTCATCCCGACAGCAGCGCCAGGCTTTGATGATACTGAAATCACGCACACGCAGCGCGACAACGAACCAGTCCCGTCAATGCCCGAAATCTACCAGCAAACGGGCCAATCCGCACGCCACTACGCCGATGGGCCAGTCCTTGTGACATCGTTCAACGAGTGGTATGAGGACACGCAAATCGAGCCCAGTGAGCAACATGGCACGGCATATCTGGATGCGACAGCCGAGATCATCGCGAGCGCGGAACGTGAGCCGCCGACGTTTGAGGGCGAAGTATTCAGACTGATTTTCGAGCGAACCGTCCCGGAGTCGGAGTTGAATCCGCAAGTTGAGGACGGACGAGATTTGACGTTTATGCTCTACCAGCTGACCATCGAAACCGATACCGGAGCGACTGTTCTTGACGCAGACATTGGGACGCGCCCGGAGGGGGTTGAATTCATTGTTGGATCCTCCGGCCCGGAACAGGCCGACTCGAACAGCTGGCAATGGCTCGGGGGAAGCCGCGAAACCGTCATCAGTGTGCCGTCATTGCCTGACCGCGGCCGTATCGATCTCACTGGGATCGGTGCCACGGATATGGCTGTCTCACTGAAAGTCGGGCACGAGCGGTTGGACACAACGAGAATCACCGACGAACTTGCGACGCAGACGCTACGCCTCGGGTAA
- a CDS encoding truncated hemoglobin, whose amino-acid sequence MTEETLYDRLGGQDAIAAVVDDFYDRLVADPDLGPFFDDADLERLRETQTDFLCEAAGGPETYDGPSVRDAHLEVPFEPAHIERAVELLYESLDEYDVEGEDADAVVGAVAQFEAELLASPDEE is encoded by the coding sequence ATGACTGAGGAGACGCTCTACGATCGCCTCGGGGGGCAGGACGCAATCGCGGCGGTCGTCGACGACTTCTACGATCGACTCGTCGCGGATCCCGACCTCGGCCCGTTCTTCGACGACGCAGACCTCGAGCGACTTCGCGAGACGCAGACCGACTTCCTCTGTGAGGCCGCCGGCGGCCCCGAGACCTACGACGGCCCGTCGGTTCGGGACGCCCACCTCGAGGTGCCGTTCGAACCCGCACACATCGAGCGCGCCGTCGAACTGCTCTACGAGAGCCTCGACGAGTACGACGTCGAGGGCGAGGACGCCGACGCCGTGGTCGGTGCCGTCGCGCAGTTCGAGGCCGAACTGCTCGCGAGTCCCGACGAGGAGTGA
- a CDS encoding rhomboid family intramembrane serine protease, translating to MVRATPQIIAICLVVYVAQLGVALAVGAEQMAELFALALPLDAQPWTVVTSVYAHSGPWHLLSNLALFALLGLAVERKASATGVHLYVLATGAIANVSQVVFSNVVVSVDAHVLGLSGAIFALIGYVVTGNRLSGFMLDRFEVPHGVQLVVYLALAVAVTLATAEPGVAIVGHFTGLFLGLVLGAGTVLSADRLAVEEPPEHR from the coding sequence ATGGTACGGGCGACGCCACAGATCATCGCCATCTGCCTGGTCGTGTACGTCGCCCAACTGGGGGTCGCACTCGCCGTCGGTGCCGAGCAGATGGCCGAACTCTTCGCGCTCGCACTCCCACTCGACGCTCAGCCCTGGACGGTCGTGACGAGCGTCTACGCACACTCCGGGCCGTGGCACCTCCTCTCGAATCTCGCCCTGTTCGCGCTGCTGGGCCTCGCCGTCGAGCGCAAGGCCAGCGCGACCGGGGTCCACCTCTACGTCCTGGCAACGGGAGCGATCGCGAACGTCTCGCAGGTCGTCTTCAGCAATGTCGTGGTCTCTGTCGACGCGCACGTCCTGGGCCTCAGCGGTGCGATCTTCGCGCTGATCGGGTACGTCGTGACGGGCAACCGCCTCTCGGGGTTCATGCTCGATCGCTTCGAGGTGCCACACGGCGTCCAGCTCGTCGTCTACCTCGCGCTCGCCGTCGCCGTCACGCTCGCGACCGCCGAGCCCGGCGTCGCGATCGTCGGGCACTTCACCGGACTCTTCCTGGGGCTGGTCCTCGGTGCCGGCACCGTGCTCTCGGCTGATCGCCTCGCCGTGGAGGAACCACCCGAGCACCGATGA
- the rpsJ gene encoding 30S ribosomal protein S10, producing MMQQARVRLAGTSPEDLDDICDDVREIADKTGVTLSGPVPLPTKTLEIPSRKSPDGEGTATWEHWEMRVHKRLIDLDADERALRQLMRIEVPNDVSIEIVLED from the coding sequence ATAATGCAGCAGGCACGCGTCCGCCTCGCCGGTACGAGCCCGGAGGACCTGGACGACATCTGCGACGACGTCCGGGAGATCGCGGACAAGACCGGCGTCACGCTGTCGGGGCCGGTCCCGCTGCCGACGAAGACCCTCGAGATCCCCTCCCGGAAGTCCCCGGACGGCGAAGGGACCGCCACCTGGGAGCACTGGGAGATGCGGGTCCACAAGCGGCTCATCGACCTCGACGCGGACGAGCGGGCGCTACGCCAGCTCATGCGCATCGAGGTGCCCAACGACGTCAGCATCGAGATCGTCCTCGAAGACTGA